A genomic window from Glycine soja cultivar W05 chromosome 10, ASM419377v2, whole genome shotgun sequence includes:
- the LOC114370816 gene encoding cytochrome P450 71D8-like — MEAQSYLLLIGLFFVLHWLAKCYKSSVSQKLPPGPKKLPIIGNLHQLAEAGSLPHHALRDLAKKYGPLMHLQLGEISAVVASSPKMAKEIVKTHDVSFLQRPHLVFGQMISYGGLGIAFAPYGDHWRQMRKMCATELLSTKRVQSFASIREDEAAKFIDSIRESAGSPINLTSRIFSLICASISRVAFGGIYKEQDEFVVSLIRKIIESGGGFDLADVFPSIPFLYFLTGKMTRLKKLHKQVDKVLENIIREHQEKNKIAKEDAAELEDQDFIDLLLKIKQDDTLDIQMTTNNIKALILDIFAAGTDTSASTLEWAMAEMMRNPRVREKAQAELRQAFREKEIIHESDLEQLTYLKLVIKETFRVHPPTPLWLPRECSQPTIIDGYEIPAKTKVMVNAYAICKDSQYWIDADRFVPERFEGSSIDFKGNNFNYLPFGGGRRICPGMTLGLASIMLPLALLLYHFNWELPNKMKPEEMNMDEHFGLAIGRKNELHLIPNVNL, encoded by the exons ATGGAAGCTCAAAGCTACTTGTTGCTTATTGGCTTGTTCTTTGTATTGCATTGGCTTGCAAAATGTTACAAAAGTAGTGTCTCTCAGAAACTTCCACCAGGACCAAAGAAACTACCCATCATAGGGAACCTGCATCAACTAGCAGAAGCAGGTTCACTTCCACACCATGCTCTGAGAGATCTTGCCAAAAAATATGGACCCCTCATGCACCTCCAACTTGGTGAAATTTCAGCAGTGGTTGCATCCTCCCCAAAGATGGCCAAGGAAATAGTGAAAACACATGATGTTTCTTTTCTTCAGAGACCCCATCTTGTTTTTGGTCAAATGATATCCTACGGGGGATTGGGCATTGCTTTTGCTCCATATGGTGATCACTGGAGACAAATGAGGAAAATGTGTGCCACGGAGCTTCTGAGCACCAAAAGAGTTCAGTCTTTTGCTTCCATTAGAGAAGACGAGGCAGCAAAGTTTATCGACTCCATTCGCGAATCTGCTGGTTCGCCTATCAATCTCACCAGTAGAATTTTCTCATTGATATGTGCCTCAATTTCAAGGGTAGCATTCGGTGGCATATACAAGGAGCAAGATGAGTTTGTTGTGTCTTTGATCCGAAAAATCATAGAATCCGGGGGAGGATTCGACCTTGCTGATGTCTTTCCTTCAATTCCATTCTTATATTTCCTAACTGGAAAGATGACCAGATTGAAGAAGTTGCACAAGCAGGTTGACAAGGTCCTGGAAAACATCATCAGAGAGcatcaagaaaagaacaaaattgcaaAAGAAGATGCAGCTGAATTAGAGGACCAAGATTTTATTGATCTTCTTCTCAAAATCAAACAAGATGACACTCTCGACATCCAAATGACAACTAACAACATCAAAGCTTTGATATTG GACATATTTGCTGCTGGAACTGATACTTCAGCATCAACACTAGAGTGGGCTATGGCAGAAATGATGAGAAATCCAAGAGTGAGGGAGAAAGCACAAGCTGAATTGAGACAAGCTTTTCGAGAAAAGGAAATAATTCATGAAAGTGATCTTGAGCAACTTACTTATTTGAAGTTGGTGATCAAAGAGACATTCAGGGTACACCCACCTACTCCTTTATGGCTCCCTAGAGAATGCTCTCAACCAACCATCATTGATGGCTATGAAATACCTGCCAAAACTAAAGTCATGGTAAATGCATACGCAATTTGTAAGGATTCCCAATATTGGATTGATGCTGATAGGTTTGTCCCTGAAAGGTTCGAGGGTAGTTCTATCGATTTCAAAGGGAATAACTTTAACTATCTCCCTTTTGGGGGAGGAAGAAGAATATGCCCAGGCATGACATTGGGTTTAGCTAGCATTATGCTTCCACTAGCTCTACTACTGTATCACTTCAACTGGGAACTCCCAAACAAGATGAAACCTGAGGAAATGAATATGGATGAACACTTCGGATTGGCTATTGGCAGGAAAAATGAATTGCATTTGATTCCCAATGTTAATTTATGA
- the LOC114371605 gene encoding uncharacterized protein LOC114371605 yields MDNHSWCYPTCVQCHRKTDIQTGAFTCGCGKDNDQPVLRYRVEVMVSQNSDSSKFLHWDRECAELIGQIADEVNRVKIEDGDVDLNASHQVLDRLLGYVFAFKVRIQSKFRNAIVLRYSNELDLINVVLNMLADTEQSLFVTAGHDPVAGFPLTPKKCLSSDDVDVELGSSQISPAQLSSNKLTRHFDKS; encoded by the exons ATGGATAATCATTCATGGTGTTATCCAACTTGCGTTCAATGTCATAGAAAAACTGACATCCAAACAGGAGCATTCACATGCGGATGTGGCAAAGATAATGATCAGCCTGTTCTAAG GTATAGAGTTGAAGTAATGGTTAGCCAAAACAGTGACAGTAGCAAGTTTTTGCACTGGGACCGTGAATGTGCTGAATTGATTGGTCAAATAGCGGATGAAGTGAATAGGGTCAAGATTGAA GATGGTGATGTTGATTTGAATGCTTCTCATCAAGTACTTGATAGGTTGTTGGGTTATGTGTTTGCTTTTAAGGTCAGGATTCAATCAAAATTCAGGAATGCCATTGTTCTTAGATACTCAAATGAATTAGATTTGATCAATGTTGTGCTCAACATGCTGGCTGATACTGAG CAATCTCTGTTTGTGACAGCAGGCCATGATCCAGTTGCAGGATTCCCTTTAACGCCCAAAAAATGCCTATCATCTGATGACGTTGATGTTGAGTTAGGAAGCTCCCAGATTTCCCCAGCCCAACTATcgtctaacaaattaacaagacATTTTGATAAGAGTTAA
- the LOC114371606 gene encoding heat shock protein 90-2-like, with protein sequence MCNLFEGPIVTTKHNDDEQYVWESDAGGSFTVTRDNTGEVLGRGTKITLYLKEDQLEYLEERRLKDLIKKHSEFISYPIFLWIEKTTEKEISDDEDEEDKKDEEGKVEDVDEEKEKEEKKKKKIKEVSHECSLVNKHKPIWMRKHEEITKEEYSAFYKSLTNDWEEHLAVKPFSGEGQLEFKAIVFVPKRAPFDLFDTRKKPNNIKLYVRRVFMMDNCEELIPEYLGFVKCFVKGT encoded by the coding sequence ATGTGCAACCTCTTTGAGGGGCCCATTGTTACAACCAAACACAATGATGATGAACAGTATGTTTGGGAGTCTGATGCTGGAGGTTCTTTCACTGTCACCAGGGATAACACTGGTGAGGTTCTTGGAAGGGGTACTAAGATCACTCTCTACCTCAAGGAAGATCAGCTTGAGTACCTTGAGGAGCGTCGCttgaaggatttgatcaagaAGCATTCTGAGTTCATTAGCTACCCAATTTTTCTTTGGATTGAGAAAACTACCGAGAAGGAGATCTCTGATGATGAGGATGAGGAAGACAAGAAGGATGAGGAGGGTAAGGTGGAGGATGTTGAcgaagagaaggagaaggaagaaaaaaagaaaaagaagattaaGGAAGTGTCACATGAATGCTCCTTGGTGAACAAGCACAAGCCCATTTGGATGAGAAAGCATGAGGAGATCACAAAGGAGGAGTATTCTGCTTTCTACAAGAGTCTCACCAATGACTGGGAAGAGCATTTGGCTGTCAAGCCCTTCTCAGGTGAGGGACAGTTGGAGTTTAAGGCTATCGTCTTTGTTCCTAAGAGGGCACCTTTTGACCTCTTTGACACAAGGAAGAAGCCTAACAATATTAAGCTTTATGTCCGTCGTGTCTTTATGATGGACAATTGTGAGGAGTTGATTCCTGAGTATTTGGGCTTTGTCAAGTGCTTTGTCAAGGGTACCTAG